From Patescibacteria group bacterium, the proteins below share one genomic window:
- the prs gene encoding ribose-phosphate diphosphokinase, whose protein sequence is MKTRTYTLPEPTAVELRLLRLLSGSGRLLAHWERFSNGELFVSAAGVVDRTCVVARTYPPEENLVRSLLLVDTLRRNGSRDIRVILPYFAYGRQDEISEPGDALSAVFVADQFRAAGASVVVSADVHNMEALRAAKVKVVDVPLAPVFARVLRSGLKSDQFTVVSPDEGGRPRAERLAKLLPGHPPVVHLKKHRQRFAGVRLLDFVGAPVGDTAVIVDDMVDTAGTLELAVGELRRRGFKRLFLCATHPILSGPAVARLRRMRFARILFSDSIGLSPATARLPGLKVVSCAEALASASR, encoded by the coding sequence ATGAAGACGCGAACTTACACTTTGCCGGAGCCGACCGCGGTGGAACTGCGGCTTTTGCGGCTGTTGTCCGGTTCAGGGCGGCTGTTGGCCCACTGGGAGCGTTTTTCCAATGGCGAGCTGTTCGTGAGTGCGGCAGGGGTCGTTGATCGGACTTGTGTCGTGGCGCGAACTTATCCGCCGGAAGAGAATCTGGTGCGGTCGCTGCTGTTGGTCGATACTTTGCGCCGCAATGGCAGCCGCGACATCCGCGTGATCCTGCCGTATTTCGCTTATGGCCGGCAGGACGAGATCAGCGAGCCGGGCGATGCTTTGTCAGCGGTCTTCGTGGCCGATCAGTTCCGGGCCGCCGGCGCGTCGGTCGTGGTTTCAGCTGATGTTCATAATATGGAGGCTCTTCGGGCCGCCAAGGTGAAGGTCGTGGATGTGCCGCTGGCGCCGGTCTTCGCGCGCGTTTTGCGAAGCGGCTTGAAGTCCGATCAGTTCACCGTGGTGTCGCCAGACGAGGGCGGACGTCCGCGCGCCGAGCGTCTGGCGAAGCTATTGCCGGGACATCCGCCGGTGGTCCATCTGAAGAAGCATCGGCAGCGTTTCGCGGGCGTGCGGTTGCTGGATTTCGTCGGGGCGCCAGTCGGGGATACGGCGGTCATCGTGGACGACATGGTGGATACCGCCGGGACGCTGGAGTTGGCGGTGGGGGAGTTGCGGCGACGCGGATTCAAGAGATTGTTTTTGTGCGCGACTCACCCGATCCTGTCCGGTCCAGCCGTGGCGCGACTGCGGCGGATGCGCTTCGCGCGCATCCTGTTCTCCGATTCCATCGGATTGAGTCCGGCTACCGCCCGTCTCCCGGGTCTCAAGGTTGTCTCCTGCGCCGAAGCGCTGGCGTCCGCCAGCCGCTAG
- a CDS encoding transposase — translation MPRPPRRNLVAPGSVFHVYARGNDRMTLFKGSEDYRSYLADIAELKTPHGVLLYHYALMPNHIHLLLRILEDGLSPFMKNLQCRFAKRFCRNNAFAGHVWQGRFKSKLIDNDEYLLTCGNYIEMNPVRSGLADDPIDWPYSSYNFYAYGGPDQLVDANPLYRSLGSNAAQRQKAYRQSIRETTSVSGTDGA, via the coding sequence ATGCCTAGACCTCCACGTCGCAACCTCGTCGCTCCCGGCTCAGTCTTCCACGTCTACGCTCGCGGCAACGACCGCATGACCCTGTTCAAAGGGTCGGAAGACTATCGATCATACCTGGCGGATATCGCCGAACTAAAAACGCCTCATGGCGTTCTTTTGTATCATTACGCGCTGATGCCCAACCATATTCACCTGCTGCTCAGAATCCTCGAGGATGGCCTCTCGCCTTTCATGAAAAACCTCCAATGTCGCTTTGCTAAGCGGTTTTGCCGAAATAACGCTTTCGCCGGTCATGTGTGGCAAGGGCGCTTCAAAAGCAAGCTCATCGACAATGACGAATATCTGCTGACCTGCGGCAACTACATCGAGATGAATCCGGTCCGTTCCGGTCTCGCCGATGATCCCATAGATTGGCCGTACTCCAGTTACAACTTCTATGCCTACGGCGGCCCAGACCAGCTAGTTGACGCGAACCCGCTCTACCGATCTCTGGGATCGAACGCCGCGCAACGACAAAAGGCCTACCGTCAATCGATCCGCGAAACAACCTCGGTGTCAGGCACTGACGGTGCCTGA
- a CDS encoding phosphoribosyltransferase family protein, whose translation MFKLFLSRAQAGDRLAAKLRRFAGPESVVISLPRGGIATGIRIADRWRLPHDLIAPRKIPEQKRQEWSVGAVTASGVAVWDNYLKNREPAGYLRRVLKEQIAEARRRERHYRLRRGPLAVAGRTVIVADDGVARGWTMLAAIEDVKAAGATRVVVAVPVISKTGLRLLRGHADAVVYLHCPRRFWAVGAYYRKGTFDAVGDDEVRRLLLDHERRVRTKRRQ comes from the coding sequence ATGTTCAAACTTTTCTTGAGCCGCGCTCAGGCCGGCGATCGTCTGGCAGCGAAGCTTCGCCGGTTCGCTGGTCCGGAGAGCGTCGTCATCTCGCTGCCGCGGGGCGGCATCGCGACCGGCATCAGGATTGCCGATCGCTGGCGGCTGCCGCATGACTTGATCGCGCCGCGCAAGATCCCGGAGCAGAAACGGCAGGAGTGGAGCGTTGGCGCCGTGACAGCTTCCGGTGTGGCGGTCTGGGATAATTATCTGAAGAATCGGGAGCCGGCCGGTTATTTGCGTCGCGTCCTGAAGGAGCAGATCGCGGAAGCGAGGCGGCGGGAGCGGCATTATCGGTTGCGCCGGGGGCCGCTTGCGGTCGCTGGTCGGACGGTCATCGTGGCCGACGATGGCGTGGCGCGCGGTTGGACCATGCTCGCGGCCATCGAGGACGTCAAAGCCGCAGGCGCGACGCGGGTTGTGGTTGCCGTACCGGTCATCTCGAAGACCGGACTCCGATTGTTGCGCGGACATGCTGACGCGGTCGTCTATCTGCATTGTCCGCGGCGTTTTTGGGCGGTCGGAGCCTACTACCGCAAAGGAACGTTCGATGCGGTGGGGGATGACGAGGTTCGGCGGTTGTTGCTCGACCATGAGCGCCGCGTGCGGACGAAACGTCGGCAGTGA